The DNA segment GATCACCTCCTGGCCATGGACCACCTGAAGGAAGGGATCGGACTGAGGGGATATGCGCAGCGGGATCCTCTCGTAGAATATAAAAAAGAGGCTTTTGCCATGTTCGGGGAACTTTCCGGCAGAATAGGGACAGACGTTGTCATGAGACTTTTCAAGGTTCGGGTCCAGCGCAATCAGGAAGAGCGCATTAAAACACGCAATGAAAGAGCAGCCTTAAATTACAACCGCGGCGAAAGCAGCTCATCGCAGACCGTTGCAAAAGGCAGAAAGGTCGGCCGCAATGACTCCTGCCCCTGCGGCAGCGGCAAAAAGTACAAGAAATGCTGCGGCATAAATGAATAAGATCTTTTATATCGGTTCAGTCGGCATCAACAGGGAGATCGAGGAACTGCTTCTCGACAGTGGAGTTGTCCTGTTCCGTTTTCGTTCGATAGGAACAGTGCGATATCGTGCTGATGACAGTCCGGACCTGTTGATCATTGAGAAGGCGCAGAGCAGGGAACCCTTATTTAAAGAGTTTCTGAAGAAGTTCCATGAGACCCCTAAGATCGTTCTTTCGGACAATCCATCTTTTTCGGGCATCTCTGCCTGGCTGAAATCTGAATTTGTATGCCCCTTGTACTCCCCACCGGCAAAGCAGCTGGAATTTGCGCTTAAGAAGGTAATGCATGAAAAAGAGCTGATAACGGAAAACCGCATGCTCAGTCAGAGACTTGCGATCACCAAAAAAGAGCTTGATTTTTTTGAAGAGGTAAGCAAGACGCTCACTTCAGCAGTTGAGCTTAATGAAGTGCTCGGCACGATCATGAAAAAGGCCAAAACCCTTATCAAGGCAGAGGCCTGGTCCATCCTTCTTCTCGATGAAGAGACCGGCGATCTTATCTTCGAGAAGACAGCGGGGAAAAAAGAGAGCAGAAAGAAGATCAAGAAGGAACGGCTTAAGCCCGGAGAAGGCATAGCCGGCTGGGTCGCCCGCGAAAAGATACCGGTTGTTGTACCCGATGTCTCCAAGGACCCGCGCTTCAGCGGCAGGATCGACAAGGAAACAGACTATAGAACGAAATCCATCATGTGCGTACCTATCATGAACAAGGGCGTCATTCTCGGCGTACTGGAGATCGTGAACAAGACAACCAATGCCCCCTTCACAAAAGAAGACCTTGATCTTGTGCTGCGTATCGTTGACCATGCAGCTATTGCCATAGAACGGTCTGCGCTCTATCAGAAAATGACAGAGATGTCCATAACTGACGACCTCACGAAACTCTTTAATACGCGCTATCTCAACCGCTCTCTTGACCTTGAAATATCGAGGGCAACACGCCACCATACATCTCTTTCTCTGATATTCATGGATGTTGACCACTTCAAACTCATCAATGACAGCTATGGTCATCTGGTCGGAAGCAAACTCCTTGTAGAGATGGGACAACTGCTCTTAAAATGCCTGAGGACCGTGGATATTGTTGCCCGGTATGGAGGAGATGAGTTCGTCATGGTACTTCCCCAGACCGCACCCAAGCATGCAAGTCTGATAGCGGAGAGGATCCGAAAGACGATCGAACATAATGTTTTTCTCAAAAGAGACGGTTATTCATTCAAGATGACCGCAAGTTTTGGCGTAGCGTCTTATCCTGAAAGTGCAAAATCAAAAGAAGAGCTCCTGAAACTCGCTGATGACGCCATGTACAGGGTGAAAAATCAGACAAGAAATGGCGTTTATGCTATAGTATAAAAATGGCGCTGTTCAATTATGCAACCAAGGAAATTACCCTCAAAATTGTCTATTATGGCCCCGGATTAAGCGGTAAAACAACCAACCTTCAGCATCTTCACGCAGTCCTTAACCCTGAGACAAAAGGGAAGCTGCTCTCTCTTTCGACCGAGTCTGACCGCACCCTCTTTTTCGATTTCCTGCCGGTCGAACTCGGCAAGATTCGGGAATTCTCGATCCGTTTTCAGCTCTATACGGTCCCGGGACAGGTTAGATACAATGCGACCCGAAAGGTCGTCCTGAAAGGCGCAGATGCGGTCGTTTTTGTTGCGGATTCTCAGAAAGACATGAGGGATCAGAATGTCGAGAGTTTCGAAAATATGCGGGAAAATCTCATATCGAACAATATTAATGCTGATACCATACCGATCATACTGCAATACAATAAGAGGGACCTCAGAAATATACTTTCCCTTGATGAACTCAATCAGGACCTGAATCAGGGCAGTAATCATGAAGTCCTTGAAGCTGCTGCCATAGACGGCACGGGAGTCGAAGAAACATTTAAAAGGATCACCAAGCTTGTACTCAAAGATATTTCAAAGAAGCACAAAATCGAAATAAAGCCTGTTGAGCAGGTGAAAGAAGCGCCTGTTTTATCAAAACCTGTTCTCCAACCCGGCTCTGTGCCGGGTAAACCGGCCATTGTGGCTGAACTTGAAGAGTTCGAAGTAAAAGCGCCTGTTCCGTTAAAACCTCAGATCGAAACCATGTCTGAACCGAGTGAACCTGACATTGCGCCTGAACCTGAAGAGATCGAAGTGATAGCGCCTGTTCCATCGATCGAGCCCGTGTTCGAGATCGCTGCGCCTGCGTTCTCTGAAGAAGAACTCGAAATTGTTCCTGATTACGAGGCTGATGCGATTGAAGTGCTGGCAGAGGCTGAGCCTCTGGAGGCAGCCTATGAACCTGAGTTTATGAGCGGCTCCGGACATGCTGCTCTGGAAGAAACCGAAGTTGAGGCACCTGCTCCGCAGCCTGCATTTGAAGAGACCGCCCCTGCCGCATCCGTGGCGCCATGGACCGAGATTCTTCCGGAGACGCTGACAAGAGAAGAGATTGCTCCTGCCGTATCTGCCGCTCCATCAGCCGAGGTTGTCCGGAAGGTGCCCATCACAGAAGAGCTGCTGCGCAGGGAGGAGAGATCTGAAACCGCACTGCAGCCCTTCCCCATCGAAAAGATCGATGACCTGTCCGATGAACTGGCAAGGGTCTCAAGGACACTGAACCGGGTCTCTGATGCCGTAACCCTGCTTCAGAAGACAGTATCAGGACTAAATGATGAGGTCGCTTCGATAAAAAATGATATGGCACTTTTCAGGGAAAAACCGCCCCAGGAACCTGATCTGATACAGATAAAAGAATTCAGGGAACTGAGGCGTGAACAGAAAGAGATCTCAGACTTGCTCAGAGATGTCTCAGACCTACTTGGCTCTATAAAAGAAAAAAAGAGCTGGTTTAAGCTGTAACGTATCGCTGCGGGGAGACCATGGTCGGAACGAAGCTATATACCAAAAAGAGTCGCGTGTATCTGTTCCTTGTGCTCTATGCCATCCTTGCTGTGGCCGGAGGTCTTCTCAGCGCCCAATCGGTTTCCCGTAATGAGGCGCTGCCCGGTTCAGTCGGATTCATGGTGATCTTTGGCGCAGGCATGTTCATCATGACCCTGGTCAAGAGCAGGCAGCCTCAGATATCGGTACACCAGGATTTTTTGGAGGTGCACCAGTCCCGTGCAAAGCAGCTTATCCGCTACCGCAATATTGTGAGCATAGCGCGTCCTGATGCGAAGCGGCTCGTCGTGACACTTCGTGAGGACAGTTCACGAAAGGACATGACGATCTGGCTTAAAGAGCTTGAACAGAGCGAAATTGAGAGACTGGCTGCATTTCTGGAGCAGGAAAAAGGCAGATCGAGATAGTTGTTATTGCAGACCGATTTTATCGGCATTAACTCAGGTGGAGACTGTCAGAAAGGATGAAACGGATCAGATTCAGCAGTAGCTTCCTTATTACTAACTTTTCATATTAAAGGGGGTAGCTTATGGGTTTATTCGGTAATCTTTTCGGAAAAAAGGAAGAGCTTCCGCAGCTCGATCCGTCGAGTCAGGCGGCAGCCAGGCTGAACGAATTCAAATCTTCTCTGGAGCCCTTTGTGGGCAAGATCCATGACAAGATGGAATTTGTGCCATCACCCAAAACGGTCTATGTGTACATCGGCAAACCGCCCGGCATGTTCGGGCTCGCCTGGTTCGAGAATGGCCAGGAGATCAACTTCAAGACCTTTACGGCGAGCAAGGGCCTTAAGCAGAAGCAGGTCCAGAGCATCTATGGAAGACTGGGAGAGGCTTACGCGGCGAGCGAGACAGCTGCGCGATTTGAGACAGTCATCGCCGGGAAAAAAGTGGTAGTCATTCCCTCCGAGGATCTGGCAAAGAAAATAGACGAGATCGTACACACCGTAGCTGATTGACTTTGTTATAGCCATGTCCTATCCTGCTGTCAGGATAGGACATGTTTTTTTGTTTACTGTCCGGGCAACGCTTCTTCACTAGTTCAAATATGTTCTTTCCGAAAAACCTATAAATTCCCTTATCTGGACATAAACAGCAACAGCAAATTGACTATGTAGACTATGAGAATTCCTATTGAATCCCATGCCACAAACAATCTCTTTTTTTCCGCACGGTAGGTCAGTCCGATAATCGCAATGGTGGTCATTGCAATAGCAGCCAATGCCGATATTATGTGATTAGGATTTGTATATGTCAGCAGAGGGCCTTTGAGAAAAAAGATGTCGTCAAGAGCCAAAATGAAGATGTTGAACATATTGCTTCCGAAGAGATTACCGATCGCGAGGTCAATAGCCCCCATCCTGACGGCTGCGATCGAGACAACGACCTCAGGCAGAGAAGTTGAAATAGCAATAAAGATATTGGCGACAAAAGTCTGGCCCAATCCGGTTGTCACTGCTATACCTTCGCCGATTTTCGGGAGAAAAATGGCTGCGATGATCACAATGAGTGCATTTATGCCGTAGTTCAGCAGAGCCGTCTTTATACTGATATCTTTGTACTGCAATTTCTCCGCTATTTCTTTCAAAAATTCCGCTATCTTTCGTCTTTCGTAAGTGAAAACCAGTCTCATGGCGATAAAATAGATCATCACAAAGAGGAAGCTGTATGAGCCTAACCAGCCGATGGGCGATAACCGCTCTCTCAGAAACATACTGACGCATACTATGCTCAAGAGAAGAAGTCCAAAAGCTGCTGAGAGCACATGACCCTGATGCGCCCTGGTGGATATTGGTGAGGGACGATACATGGTGTCCAGGATTGCAAGGATAAACATATTAAAAACACAACTGCCTAACACATCTCCCACTGCAATATCAGGAACTCCGGCATACGTCACAGAGCCTATTCCTGTAACAAGTTCCGGGAGAGAGGTAACAGAGGCCATGAGCACAATGCCGATCCAGGCCCTGCCAAGCCCTGTCTTTTCAGCTATTATATCGCCGTACTTCGACAGTCTTGTGCCGGAATAGACGATTGCGATGGTGCAGACAAGGAAGCTGACCCAAAGAAGCATTCTTCACCTTTCCATGAAAAGAGTAAATGCAAATATTTACAGTAGTTCTTATAATATACATCATGAGGCTGATCGTACGCATATTCTGACCCACGGTGCCCTCGACGACCTGGCAAGGCCTTTGAACGCGAAGCGCTGCAGCCTTAGATCCCATCAGGCTTTCTGGCCCAGACAAGGTCAAACCACTTCCACCAGGGCGTTATTTCGACCTTCTCGAAACCAACAGCCAAGAGCTGTTCGGAAAAGATCTCAGGACGGCATTCAGAGCCCTGAATTCCCCATTCTCCGGTATTCCGCGATATCATCAAAATGCCGCCTGGCTTCATGACCCGGTAAAACTCGCTCAAGTGAGCATGCCTGTCCGGCAACAGCTCAATGGTCTCGAGACAGCTCACCACATCGAAGGTGCCTTCCGGAAAGGGCAACGCCAGAGCAGGCTGATTCAGTGAAACTGCCCTGCTCCCGTATTTCGCGAGCTTTATAGAAGCCTGCTTCAGCATGTTGGGAGAGATATCAAGGCCGATTATCCGACCGGTGAACAGCGGATTACCAAGAAGAACTGCAGGGAAGCGGCCGGTCCCTGTTCCGACATCAAGCACAAGGATATCAGGTCCCGTTGCGCTGTTCGAGGTCAATCTCTCTATGAGGGGTCCGGCAAGATTGCGATCATCATAGTTCTGCACCTTCTTTTTATCGCGATCGTATGTCAGTGCCCATCGGTCATACAGCCACCGGTGCAGACGCCCGCCTAATCTGATGCCCTCGAAGAAGAAGACCTCACGGTACAGGCGCTCCGCAGCAAGACCGATAACAACGACAAGAATACCGCCGAGAACAGTGATGATCAATTCAGGCATATAATCGTGTACAGATCAATACATGTTCCGGGAAAAGCCTGCTATGGTATGGCGCAGAATCCCGGCGTTCTACTTTATTCTCTTTGATAGTGTCTTGAATTCTTCAGTCCCGGCTTTTACCAGGAGCTGGAACAGAACGGTTTCCGTGCAGGTTATGACAGCGCCGGCATCGCGCATGTACTCCAGAGCGGTCTTGTAATTCTGCTTTGTCCGGGAGCATATGGCATCAGATAC comes from the Nitrospirota bacterium genome and includes:
- a CDS encoding sensor domain-containing diguanylate cyclase — translated: MNKIFYIGSVGINREIEELLLDSGVVLFRFRSIGTVRYRADDSPDLLIIEKAQSREPLFKEFLKKFHETPKIVLSDNPSFSGISAWLKSEFVCPLYSPPAKQLEFALKKVMHEKELITENRMLSQRLAITKKELDFFEEVSKTLTSAVELNEVLGTIMKKAKTLIKAEAWSILLLDEETGDLIFEKTAGKKESRKKIKKERLKPGEGIAGWVAREKIPVVVPDVSKDPRFSGRIDKETDYRTKSIMCVPIMNKGVILGVLEIVNKTTNAPFTKEDLDLVLRIVDHAAIAIERSALYQKMTEMSITDDLTKLFNTRYLNRSLDLEISRATRHHTSLSLIFMDVDHFKLINDSYGHLVGSKLLVEMGQLLLKCLRTVDIVARYGGDEFVMVLPQTAPKHASLIAERIRKTIEHNVFLKRDGYSFKMTASFGVASYPESAKSKEELLKLADDAMYRVKNQTRNGVYAIV
- a CDS encoding sodium:calcium antiporter — its product is MLLWVSFLVCTIAIVYSGTRLSKYGDIIAEKTGLGRAWIGIVLMASVTSLPELVTGIGSVTYAGVPDIAVGDVLGSCVFNMFILAILDTMYRPSPISTRAHQGHVLSAAFGLLLLSIVCVSMFLRERLSPIGWLGSYSFLFVMIYFIAMRLVFTYERRKIAEFLKEIAEKLQYKDISIKTALLNYGINALIVIIAAIFLPKIGEGIAVTTGLGQTFVANIFIAISTSLPEVVVSIAAVRMGAIDLAIGNLFGSNMFNIFILALDDIFFLKGPLLTYTNPNHIISALAAIAMTTIAIIGLTYRAEKKRLFVAWDSIGILIVYIVNLLLLFMSR
- a CDS encoding methyltransferase domain-containing protein; amino-acid sequence: MPELIITVLGGILVVVIGLAAERLYREVFFFEGIRLGGRLHRWLYDRWALTYDRDKKKVQNYDDRNLAGPLIERLTSNSATGPDILVLDVGTGTGRFPAVLLGNPLFTGRIIGLDISPNMLKQASIKLAKYGSRAVSLNQPALALPFPEGTFDVVSCLETIELLPDRHAHLSEFYRVMKPGGILMISRNTGEWGIQGSECRPEIFSEQLLAVGFEKVEITPWWKWFDLVWARKPDGI